The Paenibacillus amylolyticus genome contains the following window.
TCCAGTGCTGCTCCTACATGTTCACCCATTTGTTTGAGCAAGGTACGCAGCTCTTCAAGCTCCTGATCAAATTCTTTTCTGCGAATCATAGATTTCATGTCCTCCTTGTCCATCATCTCCGGTTATGCCGGGATCATTCCAACTCAGCTCGCTTAACCGAACCTTCCGGAGATATAATCCTCGGTTCGGGAATCTTGCGGTGTGGAGAATAACGTCTCCGTATCCGTTGCCTCCACCACTTCACCATTCAGGAAAAATACCGTGCGTCCAGATACCCGTGCAGCCTGGTGCATATTGTGGGTAACCATAACGATCGTGAACTTGTGGTGCAACTCCTTCACCAACTCCTCAATCTTCAATGTGGAGATCGGGTCGAGTGCGGACGTTGCTTCATCCATCAGCAGAACGTCAGGCTGTACAGCCAGCGCCCGAGCAATACAGAGACGCTGCTGCTGTCCGCCGGACAGACTAAGTGCCGACTTTTTCAATACATCCTTCACTTCATCCCACAGGGCAGCATGGACAAGGCTCTGTTCCACCAACTGATCCAGCTCAGCCTTCTGGGTTACCCCGTGCAAGCGCGGTCCGTACGCCACATTATCATAGATGGACTTCGGGAACGGATTGGGTTGTTGGAACACCATGCCCACTCGTTTGCGCAGTGTCTCCACTTCAATCTCATTACTGTAAATGTCCGAGCCATTCAGCATAACCTGTCCTTCCACACGAACACCCGGAATCATGTCATTCATCCGGTTTAACGTGCGAAGCAATGTCGATTTACCACAACCTGACGGCCCGATGAACGCAGTAACGGTTTTTTCCGGCAGATCCATCGATATATTTTTAAGCGCGTGATGCGTATCATAGTATAAATTAAGTTTATCAATGTGAATGAGGTCCTTCATGGATGTTCACTTCTCCTTCGCTGCAGGGACGCGGAAACTCCCTTTACGTTGAGACCGATGCTGATAATCGTTCATCGCTGCTCGGCCATCTATCATATCCTACCCTTTCATTGTAAAAACCGTATCACTTTCATGTTAACGGAATGTAAAAGACATCCTAAACCTTCATGATCTGTTGGATGATCAATCTGATTCCTGATGCCTGTCTTATTGACTTGCTTATATATCACTCGCTATCCGAAACCATATCATCCAGCTTCATGCGAATATGGTCCGCGACTTCTCCAGCTTTCCCGCCTTCCATGGCGATCTCCTCTGCTATACGTGACAGATCTCTTACCGCACTGTTCAGTTGTCGGAACGTAGCTCCTCCGGAGGTCACATGCACCGAACTATCGTCAATCTCGCTTCCACTTGCCTTAACCAGCTCTACCGTCTGAAGGGTCAAGCCACCGATATTCTCAAGCAATGAAGACATGTTGCCTGCGACTTCACGGGTCTGTTTGGCTAGCGCGCGGATCTCCCCTGCAACAATCTGAAAGCCTCGTCCATATTCACCCGCATGGGCTGCTTCAATGGAAGCATTCAGCGCAAGCAGCCCGCTCTGATCTGCCAGGGATCGAATGGAATGCGCCATGCCTGAGCCTATTTTGATCGAATTAAGCATGTGATCCGCATGTTGTCCTTGGCTCTTCATATGCTCATGTACCCGGTTATAGGAAGCATCAACTTGCTTCAAACTCTCTTCGCCCTGCTTGGACAATACCATGATCTCCCGAGCCTCATGAACGGTCTGATTCGCTGCGTGCACAAGCTTGGTAACTGCATCATTGATTCTCAATATCTCCTGCCTGCTCTCGGATACCGTGCGTACCCGTTCTGCCGTAGAAGCTTGCTGCAATTTGCGGGAGAGGGACATCACATCACGCATCGTCAGCACACCGAGCAGTCTGTCCTGTTCCGTAACGAGCAGACAATCGTAGAAATGTTGTTCATTCCGTCCAAGTGCAATATCAATAATCGTTGTCGCTTCCATATGAATATCTGCAATAACCGGAGATGTATTCACGACT
Protein-coding sequences here:
- a CDS encoding methyl-accepting chemotaxis protein — protein: MPMLLEVKPDQPHVVLHNEEFATPDPEYHELAVVAKEPVIELHDYYRQVPIAGVQTTCGEAASMMNQDQEHPCIVLCDEQMRPTGLLMRETLYRMLNGRFAADLFYRKPVTQVVNTSPVIADIHMEATTIIDIALGRNEQHFYDCLLVTEQDRLLGVLTMRDVMSLSRKLQQASTAERVRTVSESRQEILRINDAVTKLVHAANQTVHEAREIMVLSKQGEESLKQVDASYNRVHEHMKSQGQHADHMLNSIKIGSGMAHSIRSLADQSGLLALNASIEAAHAGEYGRGFQIVAGEIRALAKQTREVAGNMSSLLENIGGLTLQTVELVKASGSEIDDSSVHVTSGGATFRQLNSAVRDLSRIAEEIAMEGGKAGEVADHIRMKLDDMVSDSE
- the pstB gene encoding phosphate ABC transporter ATP-binding protein PstB, with amino-acid sequence MKDLIHIDKLNLYYDTHHALKNISMDLPEKTVTAFIGPSGCGKSTLLRTLNRMNDMIPGVRVEGQVMLNGSDIYSNEIEVETLRKRVGMVFQQPNPFPKSIYDNVAYGPRLHGVTQKAELDQLVEQSLVHAALWDEVKDVLKKSALSLSGGQQQRLCIARALAVQPDVLLMDEATSALDPISTLKIEELVKELHHKFTIVMVTHNMHQAARVSGRTVFFLNGEVVEATDTETLFSTPQDSRTEDYISGRFG